One region of Skermanella mucosa genomic DNA includes:
- a CDS encoding PQQ-dependent catabolism-associated beta-propeller protein: MVASLGTLKRILLGSVLAVASSLPAMADTIYVSNEKDNTISVVDGETLAVTETIRVGRRPRGITFNHDMTQLYVCIGDENRIDVIDLSSNKVVGRLPSGPDPELFVHHPTENVLYVANEDDNMVSVVDTKGGKILAEIQVGVEPEGMGISPDGKLLVNTSETTNMAHFIDTSTKEIVANVLVDSRPRVAEFTSDGKHVWVSAEIGGTVSVIDSATRQPVKKIEFAVSGVSKEAIQPVGIQITKDMKRAFVALGPSNRVAEVDPATYEVRKYHLVGQRVWNLALSPDEKRLYSTNGVSSDISVIDVENSRVIKSIPVGRAPWGVIVKP, translated from the coding sequence ATGGTGGCCTCCCTTGGCACATTGAAGCGCATTTTGCTGGGAAGCGTCCTCGCGGTCGCCTCCTCATTGCCGGCCATGGCCGACACGATCTACGTCTCCAACGAAAAGGATAACACCATTTCGGTTGTGGACGGCGAAACGCTGGCCGTCACGGAAACGATCCGCGTCGGGCGCCGGCCGCGCGGGATCACCTTCAACCACGACATGACGCAGCTCTATGTCTGCATCGGCGACGAGAACCGGATCGACGTGATCGACCTGTCCTCCAACAAGGTCGTCGGCCGCCTGCCGTCCGGACCGGACCCGGAACTGTTCGTCCACCATCCGACCGAGAACGTGCTGTACGTCGCCAACGAGGACGACAACATGGTCTCCGTCGTGGACACGAAGGGCGGCAAGATCCTGGCCGAGATCCAGGTCGGCGTCGAGCCGGAGGGGATGGGCATCAGCCCGGATGGCAAGCTGCTGGTAAATACGTCCGAAACCACCAACATGGCCCACTTCATCGACACCTCCACCAAGGAGATCGTCGCCAACGTGCTGGTGGACAGCCGGCCGCGCGTGGCCGAGTTCACCTCCGACGGCAAGCACGTGTGGGTCTCGGCCGAGATCGGCGGAACCGTCAGCGTGATCGACTCCGCGACCCGCCAGCCGGTCAAGAAGATCGAGTTCGCCGTCAGCGGCGTATCGAAGGAGGCCATCCAGCCCGTCGGTATCCAGATCACCAAGGACATGAAGCGCGCCTTCGTCGCCCTGGGACCCAGCAACCGCGTGGCGGAAGTCGATCCCGCGACCTACGAGGTGCGCAAGTACCATCTGGTCGGGCAGCGCGTCTGGAACCTGGCGCTGTCGCCCGACGAGAAGCGTCTTTATTCCACCAACGGCGTCAGCAGTGACATCAGCGTTATCGATGTCGAGAACAGCAGGGTCATCAAGTCGATCCCGGTCGGCCGCGCACCCTGGGGAGTGATCGTGAAGCCCTAA
- a CDS encoding response regulator, producing MAGTPAGKPERLLLVDDHPVVRTGCRRLLASAGPYEIMEADSGARALELCGAEPPDAVVLDLGLPDIGGLDLLDRLRRMVPDIRVLVFSMHEDAVFAARALEAGARGYVTKNDAPEELVAAVGTVLAGGIYLSRDMAREVAVMSFAPNRSPLQGLTARELRVLAELGQGSAIADIAERLGVSYKTVSNTCTIMKTKLGARSIRDLIRIAVEHRVTP from the coding sequence ATGGCAGGAACGCCCGCCGGAAAGCCTGAGAGACTGCTGCTGGTGGACGACCATCCGGTGGTCCGGACCGGCTGCCGGCGGCTCCTCGCCTCCGCTGGTCCCTACGAGATCATGGAAGCCGACAGCGGCGCCCGGGCTTTGGAGCTCTGCGGGGCCGAGCCTCCCGACGCCGTCGTCCTGGACCTGGGACTGCCCGACATCGGCGGACTGGACCTGCTCGATCGGCTGCGCCGCATGGTTCCGGATATCCGCGTCCTCGTCTTCAGCATGCATGAGGATGCCGTCTTCGCGGCACGCGCCCTGGAGGCAGGAGCCCGAGGCTACGTCACCAAGAACGATGCGCCGGAGGAGCTGGTCGCGGCCGTCGGGACGGTACTGGCAGGCGGCATCTACCTGAGCCGCGACATGGCGCGCGAGGTCGCCGTGATGAGCTTCGCCCCGAACCGCAGTCCCTTGCAGGGATTGACGGCCCGGGAACTGCGCGTCCTGGCGGAGTTGGGGCAGGGGAGCGCCATCGCCGACATCGCCGAACGCCTGGGCGTCAGCTACAAGACGGTGAGCAATACCTGCACGATCATGAAGACGAAGCTGGGCGCGCGCAGCATACGGGATCTGATTCGCATCGCCGTCGAGCATCGCGTGACGCCCTGA
- a CDS encoding histidine kinase yields the protein MSFKLRFVLLFSAVLALAVLVAGIAVVVNARTAVETEVDAGMELATTLVIRTLAGAPDPRSAADAISSALAMLPLRHVRIAIAADGAATALPALVTTRVPDWFYRLVGPDHRQEEIRMRLSNGAPARVLVVAAPEDEIAEVWADLTNLALILAMVSAAAIILSWIAMERALRPLAQLSGALERLGRHEYQVHLEPIRVRELRRIGETINTLALELRQAEDRNRELGRKLIEVQEAERRQIAGEIHDELGPCLFGIRVEIRSLAQVARTLPDAAGGAVTERCETVLGLADTVQRMSRRLLDRLRPMALEHLPLSAVLADTVKRWRVNEPGIDWHLRLPGDVAHTIDRLDDTASVTLYRVVQESLMNVARHAGATRVEVELRSVREPGAGDAVGFSVRDDGRGIASDDRAGIGIHAMSDQVRALGGSIAILSQPGGGVTVQGMIPFVPGSPRTQEEKEDGRNARRKA from the coding sequence GTGTCGTTCAAGCTCCGCTTCGTGCTTCTGTTCTCCGCCGTGCTTGCCCTGGCGGTGCTGGTGGCCGGCATAGCGGTCGTGGTCAATGCCAGGACCGCGGTCGAAACGGAGGTGGACGCGGGCATGGAGCTGGCGACGACGCTGGTGATCCGGACGCTGGCCGGCGCTCCCGATCCCCGGTCGGCGGCGGATGCCATCAGTTCCGCACTGGCGATGCTGCCGCTCAGGCATGTCCGGATCGCGATCGCCGCCGACGGTGCCGCGACCGCCCTGCCGGCGCTGGTGACGACCCGTGTTCCGGACTGGTTCTACCGGCTGGTCGGTCCCGACCACCGGCAGGAGGAGATCAGGATGCGCCTGTCGAACGGCGCGCCCGCGCGGGTCCTGGTCGTGGCGGCGCCGGAAGACGAGATCGCCGAGGTCTGGGCCGATCTGACGAACTTGGCGCTGATCCTGGCGATGGTCTCGGCTGCCGCGATAATCCTCTCCTGGATCGCCATGGAGCGGGCGCTGCGGCCCCTGGCGCAATTGTCGGGAGCCCTGGAGCGGCTGGGCCGCCACGAGTACCAGGTCCACCTGGAACCGATCCGGGTGCGCGAACTCCGGCGCATCGGCGAAACGATCAACACGCTGGCCCTGGAATTGCGCCAGGCGGAGGACAGGAACCGCGAACTCGGCCGCAAGCTGATCGAGGTCCAGGAGGCGGAGCGGCGCCAGATCGCTGGCGAGATCCATGACGAGCTGGGACCCTGCCTTTTCGGGATCCGGGTCGAGATCCGGTCGCTCGCACAGGTCGCCCGGACCCTGCCCGATGCTGCCGGCGGTGCCGTCACCGAGCGATGCGAAACCGTGCTGGGCCTCGCCGATACCGTCCAGCGCATGAGCCGGCGCCTGCTCGACCGGCTGCGGCCCATGGCGCTGGAGCATTTGCCGCTGTCCGCGGTGCTTGCCGATACCGTCAAGCGCTGGCGCGTCAACGAGCCGGGCATCGACTGGCACCTCCGTCTGCCCGGGGATGTCGCCCATACCATCGACCGGCTTGACGATACCGCGTCGGTGACCCTCTATCGGGTCGTGCAGGAAAGCCTGATGAACGTCGCCCGTCATGCCGGCGCCACGAGGGTGGAGGTCGAGCTCCGTTCCGTGCGGGAACCCGGCGCGGGTGACGCGGTCGGGTTCAGCGTTCGGGACGACGGTCGGGGTATCGCCAGCGACGACCGGGCCGGGATCGGCATCCATGCGATGTCCGACCAGGTGAGGGCGCTTGGCGGGTCGATCGCCATCCTGTCGCAGCCCGGGGGCGGCGTGACGGTCCAGGGGATGATCCCGTTCGTCCCGGGCTCCCCCCGGACGCAAGAGGAGAAAGAAGATGGCAGGAACGCCCGCCGGAAAGCCTGA
- a CDS encoding DUF2076 domain-containing protein, translating to MDNNERQIIDELFGKLRQAEAQSGPRDAQAEGFIREQVARQPAAPYLMAQAIVIQEQALAASQARIQELEQELQSRPASGGGGLFGSLFGGGSQQRQPAPPSNSPWGSQRHAAPPGDPRVAAYANPQHQQRQGGGFMAGAMQTAMGVAGGMLIGNALGSMFSSGEAMADEAVGAVEEQVPEEFAADEGGDFFGGDEEI from the coding sequence ATGGACAACAACGAACGCCAGATCATCGACGAGCTTTTCGGCAAGCTGCGGCAAGCGGAGGCCCAGTCCGGCCCGCGCGACGCCCAGGCCGAGGGCTTTATCCGCGAGCAGGTGGCCCGTCAGCCTGCGGCTCCCTACCTGATGGCGCAAGCGATCGTCATCCAGGAGCAGGCCCTTGCCGCCTCCCAGGCCCGCATCCAGGAGCTGGAGCAGGAACTGCAGTCCCGCCCGGCGTCTGGGGGCGGCGGACTGTTCGGCAGCCTGTTCGGCGGCGGGTCGCAGCAGCGCCAGCCGGCGCCGCCGTCCAACTCGCCGTGGGGAAGCCAGCGGCATGCCGCCCCTCCCGGCGACCCGCGGGTGGCCGCCTACGCCAACCCGCAACACCAGCAGCGCCAGGGCGGCGGCTTCATGGCGGGCGCCATGCAGACGGCCATGGGCGTCGCCGGCGGCATGCTGATCGGCAATGCGCTCGGCAGCATGTTCTCGTCGGGCGAGGCGATGGCCGATGAAGCCGTCGGCGCGGTCGAGGAACAGGTTCCCGAGGAGTTCGCGGCCGACGAGGGCGGCGATTTCTTCGGGGGCGACGAGGAGATCTGA
- a CDS encoding Bax inhibitor-1/YccA family protein — protein MFNQYPNRQPPNQPGVFGRAVDQGAFDEGLRKHMLRVYNFMVLGLAITGLIAAFVASTPALYVPIFTTPLKWVVMLAPLAFIFVLSWRFEQMSSSALQMTFWAFCAVMGVSMASIFLVFTGASVARVFFITSAMFAATSLWGYTTKTDLSKMGSFLIMGLIGIVIASIVNVFLGSSALQFAISVIGVVVFTGLTAYDTQNIKESYAEHYGHDTNTKLAVMGALSLYLNFINLFQMLLQLTGQREE, from the coding sequence ATGTTCAACCAGTATCCGAACCGGCAGCCGCCCAACCAGCCGGGAGTCTTCGGCCGTGCCGTCGATCAGGGCGCCTTCGACGAGGGCCTGCGCAAGCACATGCTGCGGGTCTACAATTTCATGGTGCTGGGTCTGGCCATCACCGGCCTGATCGCCGCCTTCGTCGCCAGCACCCCGGCGCTCTACGTGCCGATCTTCACCACGCCCCTGAAGTGGGTGGTGATGCTGGCGCCGCTCGCCTTCATCTTCGTGCTGTCCTGGCGCTTCGAGCAGATGTCCTCGTCGGCGCTCCAGATGACGTTCTGGGCGTTCTGCGCCGTGATGGGCGTGTCGATGGCGTCGATCTTCCTGGTCTTCACCGGGGCCAGCGTCGCCCGGGTCTTCTTCATCACCTCGGCGATGTTCGCTGCGACCAGCCTGTGGGGCTACACGACCAAGACCGACCTGTCGAAGATGGGCTCGTTCCTGATCATGGGCCTGATCGGCATCGTGATCGCCAGCATCGTCAACGTCTTCCTCGGGTCGAGCGCGCTGCAGTTCGCCATCTCCGTGATCGGCGTGGTGGTGTTCACCGGCCTGACCGCCTACGACACCCAGAACATCAAGGAGAGCTACGCCGAGCATTACGGCCATGACACCAACACGAAGCTGGCCGTGATGGGCGCCCTCAGCCTCTACCTGAACTTCATCAACCTGTTCCAGATGCTGCTCCAGCTCACCGGGCAGCGCGAGGAATAG
- a CDS encoding anti-sigma factor family protein yields MTEPISELDLMAYVDDQLDAERRIEVEEYLSRHPQLAAQVMDDLCRRDELRLALTEAATVAGVDKAILPAERLGRRLALRRTLHRSRRAIAASLLLATGWLAHATFGGLGADPASAAHILPVYADEAVDAHRTILVEERNALFTRSATAPERIADLATGSSPAIPLPHLPRTFTPVASHLVPWDQGNAVQVLFHGPSGESLTLFAVETDSFSIDQPYAEEVDGVTIAYWQSGWFAYVLGGSADRDDLLTLAARISR; encoded by the coding sequence ATGACCGAACCGATATCCGAACTCGACCTGATGGCCTATGTCGACGACCAGCTCGATGCCGAACGCCGCATCGAGGTAGAGGAATACCTGTCGCGGCATCCCCAGCTTGCCGCGCAGGTCATGGACGACCTGTGCCGGAGGGACGAATTGCGGCTGGCCCTGACGGAGGCCGCGACCGTCGCCGGGGTGGACAAGGCCATCCTTCCGGCCGAGCGCCTTGGCCGCCGCCTCGCGCTTCGCAGGACGCTGCATCGCAGCCGGCGTGCCATCGCGGCGTCGCTTCTGCTCGCCACGGGCTGGCTCGCCCACGCAACGTTCGGCGGCCTCGGCGCGGACCCCGCGTCCGCGGCACATATCCTGCCTGTCTATGCCGACGAGGCGGTCGATGCTCACCGGACGATCCTGGTGGAGGAGCGCAACGCCCTGTTCACGCGCTCCGCGACGGCGCCGGAACGTATCGCCGACCTCGCCACCGGCTCAAGCCCGGCGATACCGCTGCCGCACCTGCCCAGGACCTTCACGCCGGTCGCCTCGCACCTCGTCCCCTGGGACCAGGGCAATGCCGTCCAGGTTCTGTTCCATGGTCCGTCCGGGGAGTCGCTGACCCTTTTCGCGGTGGAGACCGACAGCTTCAGCATCGACCAGCCCTATGCCGAGGAGGTCGACGGCGTGACCATCGCCTATTGGCAGTCCGGATGGTTCGCCTATGTCCTGGGCGGATCGGCCGACCGGGATGACCTGCTGACGCTGGCCGCCCGGATCAGCCGGTGA
- a CDS encoding sigma-70 family RNA polymerase sigma factor — translation MAMHPLLKDHILPLRRYALALTGNTDQSDDLVQETLARAIEGAGSWDPRRDLRKWLFGIMHNTNASALRRRALEGEVADQIGSLASEAVPPTQFTQVHFSETIASLMRLPDDQREVMVLIAVENFSYKDAAELLDIPVGTVMSRLARAREALRGSSAAAPIDVPAGNRPSLRLVR, via the coding sequence ATGGCCATGCACCCGCTGCTCAAAGACCATATCCTGCCGCTCCGCCGCTACGCCCTGGCGCTCACCGGCAACACCGACCAGTCCGACGATCTGGTGCAGGAAACCCTTGCGCGCGCGATCGAGGGCGCCGGGTCTTGGGACCCCCGCCGGGACTTGCGCAAGTGGCTGTTCGGCATCATGCACAACACGAATGCTTCGGCCCTGCGGCGGCGCGCTCTCGAGGGCGAGGTCGCCGACCAGATCGGGTCCCTCGCGTCGGAGGCCGTTCCCCCCACCCAGTTCACCCAGGTGCATTTCAGCGAGACCATCGCGTCGCTGATGCGCCTGCCGGACGACCAGCGCGAGGTGATGGTGCTGATCGCCGTCGAGAACTTCAGTTACAAGGACGCGGCCGAACTGCTGGACATCCCGGTCGGCACCGTGATGTCGCGCCTTGCCCGTGCCCGGGAAGCCCTGCGCGGGAGTTCGGCGGCCGCGCCGATCGACGTGCCGGCCGGGAACAGACCCTCCCTGCGCCTGGTGAGGTGA
- a CDS encoding DUF1127 domain-containing protein, producing the protein MTAYTTNSNELIQPTISGFRGSRPETAKPSEDRSIFARVSSLLYRYWTLYQTRAQLDRLSDRALSDIGIDRDGIPSVARRQHGGTLVRHSDLSTLLSMTDEDLADIGVCRGDLEDFRAGRIKYVRRRLVA; encoded by the coding sequence ATGACCGCCTACACCACCAATTCCAACGAACTGATCCAGCCGACCATCTCCGGCTTCCGCGGCTCCCGTCCCGAGACGGCGAAGCCGTCCGAGGATCGCAGCATCTTTGCCAGGGTTTCCTCGCTCCTTTACCGGTACTGGACCCTTTACCAGACCAGGGCCCAGCTCGACCGCCTCAGCGACCGCGCCTTGAGCGACATCGGCATCGACCGTGACGGCATCCCGTCGGTCGCGCGCCGGCAGCATGGAGGCACCCTGGTACGCCACTCCGATCTCAGCACGCTGCTGAGCATGACCGACGAAGATCTGGCGGACATCGGGGTCTGCCGCGGCGATCTCGAAGACTTCCGGGCCGGTCGCATCAAGTATGTCCGCCGCCGGCTGGTCGCCTGA